A region of Sulfurimonas sp. DNA encodes the following proteins:
- a CDS encoding OmpA family protein, translating to MHKIILFLFLLTSLYSKSSDFSVIVQEPFNDALFDVTQDYDGQISAVGISRNYKESKIKSKTYTNAFDYLSSVSDAFGSQMHLLKIDNYAKLTINKSSKMSKFSEAIAVVKTPSNGYFVGGYTLDGSLIILKLDSNGNAIFTKTFGTNNYDRMSNLIKLRDGGVLAIGSSITSRSSHDSLFETGLGLNDIYLTRFSKEGRKLWSKKYGTMYDDRGIDAVEAFDGSILVLSTTSYEKNKNVTLMRITENGNKIWLKHYKTDGVITPHKIIKLRDNNFLVSLSHKDDMNKDQVRLIKFDLQKNILIDTTISTTYASGLKDIKEYSDGSLIGVGYVRDTYNTNALVMLFDSTLGMLHQEHYGDENYDIFNAVTILRNSQAAAAGINTHKNSQSSNMWVVKLNRDATIAQKSTKVINIYEELIELFKQEIAAYKLVIKKDLSIEFIDHELYFKVSKFELTTKQKIYLNEFSNKLIPFLKKHQTYIDALEINGHTSSEWGGAKFTSRYLKNEKLSMNRSYSVLSYIFKNQNLKIQKWLTNILKGSGLSYSKNVMQAKHEDKEKSRRVSFKILLN from the coding sequence ATGCATAAAATTATTCTTTTTCTATTTCTTCTTACTTCGCTTTACTCAAAAAGTTCTGATTTCTCAGTTATAGTACAGGAGCCTTTCAACGATGCTCTTTTTGATGTTACTCAAGATTATGACGGACAGATTAGTGCTGTTGGAATATCTAGAAACTATAAAGAATCAAAAATAAAGAGTAAAACATATACAAATGCTTTTGATTATCTTTCTAGTGTCTCAGATGCTTTTGGCTCACAGATGCATCTACTTAAAATAGATAACTATGCAAAGTTAACCATAAATAAATCTTCTAAAATGTCTAAGTTTAGTGAAGCTATAGCAGTTGTAAAAACACCTTCAAATGGATACTTTGTAGGTGGTTATACTCTAGATGGTTCACTAATAATATTGAAACTAGATTCAAATGGTAATGCCATTTTCACTAAAACATTTGGAACAAATAATTATGACAGAATGAGCAATCTTATAAAACTTCGAGATGGTGGTGTTTTAGCTATTGGTAGTTCTATAACCTCTCGTTCTTCTCATGACTCACTTTTTGAAACTGGACTTGGTTTAAATGATATTTACTTAACTAGATTTTCTAAAGAGGGTAGAAAATTATGGAGCAAAAAATACGGAACTATGTATGATGACAGAGGGATAGATGCTGTTGAGGCTTTTGATGGCTCTATTTTAGTTCTTAGCACTACAAGTTATGAGAAAAATAAAAATGTAACTTTGATGCGTATAACAGAAAATGGAAATAAAATCTGGCTAAAGCACTATAAAACAGATGGTGTAATCACTCCACACAAAATTATTAAACTTAGAGATAATAATTTTTTAGTTTCACTCTCACATAAAGATGACATGAATAAAGACCAAGTTAGACTTATAAAGTTTGATCTTCAAAAAAATATTTTGATTGACACAACAATTTCTACAACTTATGCAAGTGGTTTGAAGGATATAAAAGAGTACTCTGATGGTTCCCTAATAGGTGTTGGTTATGTACGCGACACTTACAATACAAATGCCTTAGTTATGCTTTTTGACTCTACTTTAGGTATGCTCCACCAAGAACATTACGGTGATGAAAACTATGATATTTTTAATGCGGTAACAATCCTTAGAAACTCTCAAGCAGCAGCTGCTGGAATTAATACACATAAAAATTCTCAAAGCTCAAATATGTGGGTTGTAAAACTCAACAGAGATGCAACTATCGCTCAAAAATCTACAAAAGTAATAAATATTTATGAAGAACTTATTGAGTTATTTAAGCAAGAAATAGCAGCTTACAAACTTGTAATAAAAAAAGATTTGAGTATTGAGTTTATTGATCATGAATTATATTTTAAAGTTTCTAAGTTTGAACTTACTACCAAGCAAAAAATATATTTAAATGAATTTTCAAACAAACTTATACCATTTCTTAAAAAACACCAAACATATATAGATGCTTTAGAAATAAATGGACATACTTCTAGCGAATGGGGTGGAGCAAAGTTCACTTCAAGATACTTAAAAAATGAAAAATTATCTATGAATCGTTCATACTCTGTTTTAAGTTATATCTTTAAAAATCAAAATCTGAAGATTCAAAAATGGCTAACAAACATACTAAAAGGTAGTGGTTTAAGCTACTCTAAAAATGTTATGCAAGCAAAGCATGAAGACAAGGAGAAGTCCAGAAGAGTATCTTTCAAGATACTCTTGAACTAG
- a CDS encoding methylenetetrahydrofolate reductase: MFDTLMHKLQNSTYITLETTPAHSPTFAPIIEKIEALGLQNYVDAFTTTDNPLAKLKYNSLFAAKMLQDKFNKPVIATISMRDRNKIALQSDLLGSNEVDIRAILALTGDPATISDQPHAKGVFEADSTLLLDIIASFNSGLSYAGKPFAHKPKYIYPFAVVNSYAKNPKTLQKKMQKKIRHGAKGIISQPLYSLENAKKLLEIHGNANIESRKYNKSSELVFGIFPITKLRTAQFLSAHVPGINVPNSWIEALRDAHAKSEEEEYKVGFELSKNLFDSLKEYHPKIHLMTANQFKLAHDILK, from the coding sequence TTGTTTGATACACTTATGCATAAATTACAAAACAGCACATATATTACCCTTGAAACTACACCAGCTCACTCACCTACTTTTGCTCCAATAATTGAGAAAATCGAAGCATTAGGACTGCAAAATTATGTAGACGCTTTTACAACAACAGACAATCCTTTAGCAAAACTAAAGTATAACTCTCTTTTTGCTGCTAAAATGTTACAGGATAAGTTTAATAAGCCTGTAATTGCAACGATAAGTATGAGAGATAGAAATAAAATAGCCTTACAGTCTGATTTACTTGGTTCAAATGAAGTAGATATACGAGCAATTTTAGCACTGACTGGTGACCCTGCTACAATCTCAGACCAACCTCATGCAAAGGGAGTTTTTGAAGCAGATAGCACACTCTTGCTAGATATCATAGCCTCTTTTAATAGCGGACTTAGTTATGCTGGAAAGCCTTTTGCTCATAAACCAAAATATATATATCCTTTTGCTGTTGTAAATTCTTATGCCAAAAATCCCAAAACACTTCAAAAAAAGATGCAAAAAAAGATACGACATGGGGCAAAAGGTATAATATCTCAACCTTTATATAGTTTGGAAAATGCAAAAAAGCTTTTAGAGATCCATGGAAATGCAAATATAGAATCTAGAAAATATAACAAAAGTTCAGAGTTGGTTTTTGGCATCTTCCCGATTACAAAATTAAGAACTGCACAATTTTTGTCTGCTCATGTACCAGGAATTAATGTTCCAAACTCTTGGATAGAAGCTCTAAGAGATGCACATGCGAAGAGTGAAGAAGAAGAGTATAAAGTTGGATTTGAGCTTAGTAAAAATCTTTTTGATTCTCTAAAAGAGTATCATCCAAAGATACACCTAATGACAGCAAACCAATTTAAATTAGCTCACGATATATTAAAATAA
- the serB gene encoding phosphoserine phosphatase SerB yields the protein MLKLAVFDFDSTLMDGETIDFFADEIGIGEEVSRITEEAMSGRLDFFESLQERVGLLKGLDLSIVEKISHNLPYMNGAIELIAELKKRDIKVVCFSGGFRTATGYAKDILGYDADFSNVLHHKDGKLTGLVGGDMMFNFSKGDMLVRLQNILGVTKDETLVCGDGANDLSMFAHAGTRVAFCAREILEKEANIIIKEKDLTKILEKI from the coding sequence ATGCTAAAACTAGCTGTATTTGATTTTGATTCTACATTGATGGATGGCGAAACTATAGACTTTTTTGCCGATGAAATAGGAATTGGTGAAGAAGTTTCTCGTATAACAGAAGAAGCAATGAGTGGGAGACTTGATTTTTTTGAATCATTACAAGAACGCGTGGGACTTTTAAAGGGTTTAGATTTATCTATAGTTGAAAAAATAAGTCATAATTTACCATATATGAATGGAGCTATTGAGCTTATTGCAGAACTAAAAAAAAGAGATATAAAAGTAGTTTGTTTTAGTGGTGGTTTTAGAACTGCAACAGGTTACGCAAAAGATATTTTAGGATATGACGCAGACTTTTCAAATGTGCTTCATCATAAAGATGGAAAGCTTACAGGACTTGTTGGAGGAGATATGATGTTTAACTTCTCTAAAGGCGATATGCTTGTAAGACTTCAAAATATTTTAGGTGTAACTAAAGATGAGACTTTAGTATGTGGAGACGGGGCAAATGACTTAAGTATGTTTGCTCATGCTGGCACTAGAGTAGCTTTTTGTGCTAGAGAAATTTTAGAAAAAGAAGCAAATATTATTATAAAAGAAAAAGATTTAACAAAGATATTGGAGAAGATTTAA
- the ftsH gene encoding ATP-dependent zinc metalloprotease FtsH has translation MSKQNSNDDKNNNFFNKNPLITFAIFSIVIIMLFKGLVGDGSAFNANNGTSTSRSKQVSYSEFKGLIESKSLSKVEIGQSYIKAKSADGMIYTTRLIPGDVNLVSLLDSKGIDYSGFSETNWFTEMFGWLFPFLLIIGIWMFFAGRMQKSMGGGILGMGNSKKMINSEKPDTKFDDVAGVEEAKEEVQEIVDFLKYPARYVEIGAKIPKGVLLVGSPGTGKTLLAKAVAGEADVPFFSVNGSSFIEMFVGVGAARVRDLFEQAKKDAPSIIFIDEIDAIGKSRAAGGMMGGNDEREQTLNQLLAEMDGFGTDTPVIILAATNRPEVLDAALLRPGRFDRQVLVDKPDFEGRVKILKVHMKSVKMDDDVEIDEIARLTAGLAGADLANIINEAALLAGRKSQKTVKQSDLFESVERAIAGLAKKSRRINPKEKKIVAYHESGHALLAETTDGAKKVSKVSIVPRGLAALGYTLNKPEEDRFMMQRFEMWAEVDVLLGGRAAEEVFIGEISTGAGNDLERSTDIIKSMVQTYGMTDVAGLMVLEKSRQSFIGGGQQATREYSDKMAEEMDNFIKSSLEEHYGSVIKRLEEYKGAIENMVELLYEKENITGDEVREIIVNFEKENNLKSKVIESVNEIKEELKEDAKMVKKDVKDEDQTS, from the coding sequence ATGTCAAAACAAAATTCAAATGATGATAAAAATAATAATTTTTTTAATAAAAACCCACTAATAACTTTTGCAATTTTTTCAATTGTAATAATTATGTTGTTCAAGGGACTAGTCGGTGATGGCTCAGCATTTAATGCGAATAATGGCACTTCAACGAGCAGATCAAAACAAGTTAGCTACTCAGAATTTAAAGGCTTAATAGAGTCTAAGAGTTTATCAAAAGTAGAAATAGGGCAAAGCTACATAAAAGCAAAATCTGCAGATGGGATGATTTATACAACTAGACTGATACCAGGTGATGTAAATCTTGTTTCATTACTAGATAGCAAAGGTATTGATTACTCTGGTTTTAGTGAAACAAATTGGTTTACAGAAATGTTTGGTTGGTTATTTCCATTTTTACTTATTATAGGTATTTGGATGTTCTTCGCTGGACGCATGCAAAAAAGCATGGGTGGCGGAATTCTAGGTATGGGTAATTCTAAAAAAATGATTAACTCAGAAAAACCGGATACAAAATTTGATGATGTTGCAGGTGTTGAAGAAGCAAAAGAAGAAGTTCAAGAAATTGTTGATTTTTTAAAGTATCCTGCTCGTTATGTTGAAATTGGTGCTAAAATTCCAAAGGGTGTTTTACTTGTTGGTTCTCCAGGTACTGGTAAGACACTTTTAGCTAAAGCTGTTGCGGGTGAAGCAGATGTTCCATTTTTCTCGGTAAACGGTTCTAGTTTTATAGAAATGTTTGTTGGTGTTGGTGCGGCTCGTGTTCGTGACCTATTTGAGCAAGCAAAAAAAGATGCACCAAGTATAATTTTTATAGATGAAATAGATGCAATTGGTAAAAGTCGTGCTGCTGGTGGCATGATGGGTGGGAATGATGAAAGAGAACAAACTTTAAACCAACTATTAGCAGAGATGGATGGTTTTGGTACTGATACACCGGTAATTATATTAGCTGCTACAAATAGACCAGAGGTGCTAGATGCAGCACTTTTAAGACCAGGGCGTTTTGATAGACAAGTATTAGTGGATAAGCCAGATTTTGAAGGTCGTGTTAAAATCTTAAAAGTACACATGAAAAGCGTAAAAATGGATGATGATGTAGAGATAGATGAAATAGCTCGACTTACAGCAGGACTTGCAGGTGCAGACTTAGCAAATATAATAAATGAAGCAGCATTACTTGCTGGTAGAAAAAGTCAAAAAACTGTTAAGCAGAGTGATTTATTTGAATCAGTTGAGAGAGCAATAGCAGGACTTGCTAAAAAATCTCGTCGTATAAATCCAAAAGAGAAAAAAATTGTTGCTTATCACGAGAGTGGACATGCCCTGTTAGCTGAAACTACAGATGGAGCAAAAAAAGTTTCTAAAGTTTCTATAGTGCCTCGTGGTCTTGCTGCTTTAGGTTATACTCTAAACAAACCAGAAGAAGATAGATTTATGATGCAACGCTTTGAAATGTGGGCAGAAGTAGATGTTTTACTTGGTGGTAGAGCTGCCGAAGAAGTTTTTATAGGTGAGATTTCTACTGGTGCTGGAAATGATTTGGAGCGTTCTACAGATATTATTAAATCAATGGTACAAACATATGGAATGACAGATGTAGCTGGTCTGATGGTTTTAGAAAAAAGTAGACAATCTTTTATAGGTGGTGGTCAACAAGCTACTCGTGAATATAGTGATAAAATGGCTGAGGAGATGGATAACTTCATTAAATCATCATTAGAGGAACATTACGGTAGCGTAATAAAGCGATTAGAAGAGTATAAAGGTGCCATTGAAAATATGGTTGAACTTTTATATGAAAAAGAAAATATTACAGGCGATGAAGTAAGAGAAATTATAGTCAATTTTGAAAAAGAGAACAATCTAAAATCTAAGGTTATTGAATCAGTTAATGAGATAAAAGAAGAGTTAAAAGAAGATGCCAAAATGGTAAAAAAAGATGTAAAAGATGAAGACCAAACAAGCTAA
- the pssA gene encoding CDP-diacylglycerol--serine O-phosphatidyltransferase, with translation MKTKQANLIYILPNIFTAASIFSGVFSIISAVNGEYDKASWLIMLSLILDGIDGRVARLTNTCSKFGVEFDSLADMVAFGVAPALLMYLFVGHEFGRFGVVASALFVIFGAIRLARFNVMTVSSEPSVFIGVPIPTAAVFVSLLVLLFHKYDLNVDYGIVIMLLSILVSILMVSNIRYPSFKKIDLSPKHAMKSFVFILSALLLVFMYPIEGFTLLAVIYILYGIARTVILMPKTLVKK, from the coding sequence ATGAAGACCAAACAAGCTAATTTAATATACATACTGCCAAATATTTTCACAGCAGCTTCAATTTTTTCGGGTGTATTTAGCATCATTAGTGCAGTTAACGGTGAGTATGACAAAGCTTCTTGGTTAATAATGCTTTCATTAATCTTAGATGGTATAGATGGAAGAGTTGCAAGACTCACAAATACTTGTTCAAAGTTTGGAGTAGAGTTTGATTCTTTGGCAGACATGGTAGCTTTTGGTGTTGCTCCAGCACTTTTAATGTACTTATTTGTTGGTCATGAATTTGGTAGATTTGGCGTGGTTGCATCTGCACTATTTGTCATTTTTGGTGCTATAAGACTTGCTAGGTTTAATGTGATGACTGTTAGTAGTGAACCTAGTGTGTTTATTGGTGTTCCTATACCTACTGCAGCTGTTTTTGTCTCTTTGCTTGTTCTGTTATTTCATAAATATGACCTTAATGTTGATTATGGAATTGTTATTATGTTATTATCAATTTTAGTGTCAATTTTAATGGTTAGTAATATTCGATATCCTAGCTTTAAAAAGATAGATTTATCGCCTAAACACGCTATGAAATCTTTTGTTTTTATACTTTCTGCTCTACTACTTGTTTTTATGTACCCTATTGAAGGTTTTACTTTATTGGCAGTTATATATATCTTGTATGGAATTGCAAGAACTGTAATACTGATGCCAAAAACACTTGTAAAGAAATAG
- the hisH gene encoding imidazole glycerol phosphate synthase subunit HisH, whose translation MIAIVDYNMGNLASVQNAFTLLGEKTVVENDPSKFKDYDKLILPGVGAYGDAMEHLRQRNMIDAIKEYANSGKYMLGICLGMQLLFDSSEEFGKHDGLGLIRGDVKAFDTSKFEEKLKVPHMGWNRMFTENHPLFENLDEEHYLYFVHTYHVNCINKEDIVGRTNYGYEFTSCVAHDNIFGIQPHPEKSHENGLQILKNFIGL comes from the coding sequence TTGATAGCAATAGTTGATTATAACATGGGAAATTTAGCAAGTGTACAAAATGCATTTACTTTGTTAGGTGAAAAAACGGTTGTTGAAAATGACCCAAGTAAGTTTAAAGATTATGATAAATTAATTCTCCCTGGTGTTGGTGCATATGGCGATGCTATGGAGCATTTAAGACAAAGGAATATGATTGATGCTATAAAAGAGTATGCTAATAGTGGAAAATATATGCTTGGTATCTGTCTTGGGATGCAACTTCTGTTTGACTCAAGTGAAGAGTTCGGAAAACATGATGGTTTAGGTCTTATAAGAGGTGATGTCAAAGCTTTTGATACATCTAAATTTGAAGAAAAACTAAAAGTACCTCACATGGGTTGGAACAGAATGTTTACTGAAAATCATCCACTCTTTGAAAACTTAGATGAAGAACATTATCTTTATTTTGTGCATACATACCATGTGAATTGTATAAATAAAGAAGATATTGTAGGCAGAACAAATTATGGTTATGAGTTTACATCGTGCGTTGCTCATGACAATATATTTGGAATTCAACCTCACCCAGAAAAAAGCCATGAAAATGGACTTCAGATATTAAAAAACTTTATAGGATTATAA
- a CDS encoding chemotaxis response regulator CheY, which produces MKLLVVDDSSTMRRIIKNTLARLGYKDILEGADGLEGWAKMDANPDIDMLITDWNMPEMNGLELVKKVRADERFLDTPIIMVTTEGGKSEVITALKAGVNNYIVKPFTPQVLKEKLGAVMGIAQ; this is translated from the coding sequence TTGAAATTACTTGTTGTTGATGATAGCTCTACAATGCGACGTATTATAAAAAATACTTTAGCTCGTTTAGGTTACAAAGATATACTAGAGGGCGCTGATGGTCTTGAAGGTTGGGCTAAAATGGATGCAAATCCTGATATAGATATGCTAATTACTGATTGGAACATGCCTGAGATGAACGGACTAGAACTTGTTAAAAAAGTTCGTGCTGATGAAAGGTTTCTTGATACACCAATCATAATGGTAACAACAGAAGGTGGTAAGTCTGAAGTAATTACGGCACTAAAAGCAGGGGTAAACAATTATATAGTTAAACCATTTACGCCTCAAGTATTAAAAGAAAAACTTGGTGCAGTTATGGGTATCGCCCAGTAA
- a CDS encoding 50S ribosomal protein L11 methyltransferase, whose amino-acid sequence MQEYYYELVVEISSHKELFADFLADTIPVGFEEIQSGFIVRSEEELETIAWGLEQFCEALGKALGKSIELECHHQKLKNSDWVELYQKSITPLCIGKFYIHPTWNESNPELINIEIDPALAFGTGHHPTTASVLRAISKYVSVGQSLLDVGCGSGILGIGAMKLQAIVDACDTDIISVENSIKNAKLNNLEFANIWEGSCSLSSLKYDVVVANIVADVLTFIAKDLKNALKKDGILIISGILDKYEEKVLNFYKDCEIIEKIIEDEWITLILKRK is encoded by the coding sequence ATGCAGGAGTACTACTACGAGTTAGTAGTTGAAATTTCATCTCACAAGGAGTTGTTCGCAGATTTTTTAGCCGATACAATCCCTGTAGGTTTTGAAGAAATCCAGTCAGGTTTCATTGTGAGAAGCGAAGAAGAACTTGAAACCATTGCTTGGGGATTAGAACAATTTTGCGAGGCACTTGGAAAAGCATTAGGTAAAAGCATAGAGCTAGAGTGTCATCACCAGAAGCTTAAAAATAGTGATTGGGTTGAGCTTTATCAAAAAAGTATTACGCCCCTATGTATAGGTAAATTTTATATTCATCCAACTTGGAATGAATCAAATCCAGAACTTATAAATATCGAGATAGATCCAGCTTTAGCTTTTGGGACAGGACATCATCCAACGACTGCTAGTGTGCTTAGAGCAATATCTAAGTATGTTAGTGTAGGTCAATCACTTTTAGATGTTGGCTGTGGAAGTGGAATTCTTGGTATAGGAGCAATGAAACTTCAAGCTATCGTAGATGCATGTGACACTGATATTATATCTGTAGAAAATAGTATAAAAAATGCAAAGTTAAATAATTTAGAATTTGCAAATATTTGGGAAGGTTCATGTTCATTAAGTTCTTTAAAGTATGATGTCGTTGTCGCAAATATAGTTGCAGATGTCCTTACTTTCATTGCCAAAGATTTAAAAAATGCTTTAAAAAAAGATGGCATTTTAATAATATCAGGTATTTTAGACAAGTATGAAGAGAAAGTCTTGAATTTTTACAAAGATTGTGAAATAATAGAAAAAATAATAGAAGATGAGTGGATAACACTTATTTTAAAAAGAAAATAA
- the serS gene encoding serine--tRNA ligase, with product MIDLKLLQKDFESISKKLQRKGVDIALLESLKLKNEELKKAKVSFETLQALQNSMSKEFGVYKREGKNISELKQRVDANKIVIAEALDIQRVKQEELENIAMAVPNIPDDEVPDGKDENDNIEIKKVLTPKEFTFTPKEHWELAEQNKWIDFERGAKLSGSRFSVSYGMGAKLERALINFMLNFNGSRGFREVSVPHMVNRTALEGTGQLPKFENDLYKIEGQEMFMIPTGEVPLTNLFQGEILPYESLPIKMTGYTSCYRKEAGAAGRDTRGMIRQHQFHKVELVCITKEERSDLVFNEMIDCASDILTALKLPHRIVQLCTGDLGFGAAKTVDIEVWLPGQNTYREISSISNTRDFQARRAKIRYKDGKKNKFVNTLNGSSLAVGRTLVALMENNQNEDGRIDIPEVLKPYLEMSV from the coding sequence ATGATTGACTTAAAACTACTACAAAAAGATTTTGAAAGTATAAGTAAAAAACTACAAAGAAAAGGTGTTGATATAGCACTTCTTGAGAGCTTAAAACTTAAAAATGAAGAACTTAAAAAAGCTAAAGTAAGCTTTGAAACACTTCAAGCTTTACAAAACTCTATGAGTAAAGAGTTTGGTGTTTACAAAAGAGAAGGTAAAAATATTAGTGAACTTAAGCAAAGAGTAGATGCCAATAAGATTGTTATTGCTGAGGCACTAGATATCCAAAGAGTTAAACAAGAAGAATTAGAAAATATTGCCATGGCTGTTCCTAATATTCCGGATGATGAAGTTCCAGATGGAAAAGATGAAAATGATAATATTGAAATAAAAAAAGTTTTAACTCCAAAAGAATTTACTTTTACTCCAAAAGAGCATTGGGAATTAGCAGAACAAAATAAGTGGATAGACTTTGAACGAGGAGCAAAACTCTCTGGCAGTCGTTTCAGTGTATCTTATGGCATGGGTGCAAAACTTGAAAGAGCACTTATAAACTTTATGCTTAATTTTAATGGTAGCAGAGGTTTCAGAGAAGTTAGCGTTCCACACATGGTAAACAGGACTGCTCTTGAAGGAACAGGTCAACTTCCAAAATTTGAAAATGATTTGTACAAAATAGAAGGGCAAGAAATGTTTATGATTCCAACTGGCGAAGTTCCTTTAACAAATCTTTTTCAAGGAGAAATACTGCCATATGAATCACTACCTATAAAGATGACAGGTTATACTTCATGTTATAGAAAAGAGGCAGGGGCAGCAGGTCGTGATACACGAGGAATGATAAGACAACATCAATTTCATAAGGTTGAATTAGTTTGTATTACCAAAGAAGAGAGAAGCGATCTAGTTTTTAACGAAATGATTGATTGTGCTTCTGATATATTAACGGCACTAAAATTACCACATAGAATTGTTCAACTATGTACAGGAGACTTAGGATTTGGAGCTGCTAAAACAGTAGATATTGAAGTTTGGCTACCAGGTCAAAACACTTATCGTGAAATCTCTTCTATCTCAAATACAAGAGACTTCCAAGCAAGACGAGCAAAAATTCGTTACAAAGATGGCAAGAAAAATAAATTTGTTAATACATTAAATGGATCTTCTCTAGCTGTAGGAAGAACACTTGTAGCTTTAATGGAAAATAATCAAAATGAAGATGGAAGAATAGATATTCCTGAAGTCTTGAAGCCTTATTTAGAAATGAGCGTTTAA
- the hisA gene encoding 1-(5-phosphoribosyl)-5-[(5-phosphoribosylamino)methylideneamino]imidazole-4-carboxamide isomerase codes for MTLYPAIDLKDGKAVRLTKGLMDSAKIYSDKPWSLVQKFEQMGAEWVHLVDLNGAFAGEPRNLKEIIKIRQNCNVKLELGGGIRDEKTIKKMLEIGIDRIVLGSIAVTNPEFVKEMASKYPIAVGIDAIDGFVAVEGWADVSTMKAIDLAKEYASAGVEAIICTDVSKDGTLAGVNVEFTLDIARVSGISTIASGGVKDESDIEALIATNEVDGVIIGKAYYEGRLDLQKMFKLLN; via the coding sequence ATGACACTTTACCCAGCAATAGATTTAAAAGATGGAAAAGCGGTTCGCCTTACAAAAGGTTTAATGGATAGTGCAAAAATTTACTCAGATAAGCCTTGGTCTTTAGTGCAAAAATTTGAACAAATGGGTGCAGAATGGGTTCATTTAGTTGATTTAAATGGAGCGTTTGCAGGTGAGCCAAGAAACCTAAAGGAGATAATAAAAATTAGACAAAACTGTAATGTTAAGTTGGAACTTGGTGGTGGAATTCGGGATGAAAAAACTATTAAAAAAATGCTTGAGATAGGAATAGATAGAATTGTTTTAGGTTCTATCGCTGTAACAAATCCAGAATTTGTAAAAGAGATGGCTAGTAAATATCCTATCGCAGTAGGAATAGATGCCATAGATGGTTTTGTAGCAGTAGAAGGTTGGGCAGATGTGAGCACTATGAAAGCAATAGACCTAGCTAAAGAGTATGCCTCTGCTGGTGTTGAAGCTATAATATGTACCGATGTGAGTAAAGATGGAACTTTAGCTGGTGTAAATGTAGAGTTTACTTTAGATATAGCACGAGTAAGTGGAATAAGTACAATAGCAAGTGGTGGGGTGAAAGATGAGTCTGATATAGAGGCTTTGATAGCTACGAATGAAGTTGATGGTGTTATAATTGGCAAAGCCTATTATGAAGGTAGATTAGATTTACAAAAGATGTTTAAACTATTGAATTAA